From Candidatus Neomarinimicrobiota bacterium:
ACACGAAGTTACTTACACCGAGGTAAGCTATACCGTTGATCTGGAACGGCTAGTGAATCCTTCCGATGGATACATGGATGAAGTCCCTGATCTCCGCGATGAGCACCGCGCAGATGTAGTTATATTATTAGTTGATAATTCAGCATTTTGCGGGAGCGCTGCTGCAATTCTGGCGAATCCTAATATATCTTTTGCATTAGTGCATTACGATTGTGCTCTGGGTAATTTTTCGTTCGCGCATGAGATCGGGCATCTTCAAGGTGCAAGGCATGATATCGACACCAGTGCTTATCCTTTCCCATATGGACATGGCTACAGCTATCCCCCTGACAACTGGAGAACCATTATGGCACTATCTAACCTCTCGTTAACACGATTACAATACTGGTCAAATCCTGGGGTCCCGTATGGCGGCGTTCCCATGGGCACATCCGCCACTTCTGATAATGCACGGGTGCTCAACGAAACAGCACATATACTGAAAAACTTTAGAGGGGAAGATTTATTATTAGAAAATTATTCGATTCCCTGGGGAGTTTCTTTCGTGAATTATAACGTTACGGAACAATACCAGTCAGCGATCTCAATTACTGGTGGTCCATCTTTAGTTATTGAAAGCAGCGGCGATGTCGCATTTGCTGCCGGCAGCAAGATAACATTATCACCCGGTTTCCATGCCCAGGCCGGCAGCAAGTTCCGGGCCTTCATTGATCCCAGCCTGATTCCACCACCGCCCGCCCCCACGGGCCTGGTCATCACCAATGCCGGCAATCAGGGTCAAGCGCCAATACTTTGGTGGAACGCTGTTGCGGACGCCACATCTTACCGGGTCTTTCGCCGCTATGCCTTTTCGCCGTTTTCAAATATCGCCACAACCAGCGTCAATTCGTACCTGGACACCGGTGCCGTGCTCAACTCTTCGTCGCAGTACTCGCTGGAATACTACGCCACCGCAGTGAACATTGGGGGCGAGTCGGGTCCCTCCAATACGGCGAGCGCCTTGGGCTATCTCCAAAAAGGGAAGCCCGCCATCCCCACCGTCTACTCGCTCGCCCCCGCTTACCCCAACCCCTTCAACCCCGCCACCACCATCCGCTTCGGCCTGCCTGAGGACGCCGCCACCCGGCTGGTGGTCTACGACCTCATGGGCCGGGAAGTGGCGCGGCTGCTGGAACGCCGCCTGGCGGCC
This genomic window contains:
- a CDS encoding T9SS type A sorting domain-containing protein, which encodes HEDTIKVFVSYTPAAESAYGGDIISLIVCAVDETNVSYDNSNIDIEVVLTGAVHEVTYTEVSYTVDLERLVNPSDGYMDEVPDLRDEHRADVVILLVDNSAFCGSAAAILANPNISFALVHYDCALGNFSFAHEIGHLQGARHDIDTSAYPFPYGHGYSYPPDNWRTIMALSNLSLTRLQYWSNPGVPYGGVPMGTSATSDNARVLNETAHILKNFRGEDLLLENYSIPWGVSFVNYNVTEQYQSAISITGGPSLVIESSGDVAFAAGSKITLSPGFHAQAGSKFRAFIDPSLIPPPPAPTGLVITNAGNQGQAPILWWNAVADATSYRVFRRYAFSPFSNIATTSVNSYLDTGAVLNSSSQYSLEYYATAVNIGGESGPSNTASALGYLQKGKPAIPTVYSLAPAYPNPFNPATTIRFGLPEDAATRLVVYDLMGREVARLLERRLAAGYHSVVWNGKNAAGAELPSGLYIARLNTARFSKSIKMVLLK